Genomic DNA from Candidatus Cloacimonas sp.:
CGGAAATGTACATTTCTTCTATGGAAACACAGAATTCCTTTGTCGGAATGCCCTAATTCTGGATAAACAGAAAATAGCTCGTCTGGCAGGAAATGTTATTGTAAAAAACGACAGCTTGACTTTGGAAGCAGATACTTTAGCTTATTACAGGATTCCGGATTTGATGAACCTGGGGGGAAGAATAACTGCCACCGAAAAAACTAAAGAAGGTGTTTACCGCTGGCTGAAAAGCAGTTTTGCCTCTTACGACAAGAAAAATCAAATTATAACCGCCTGGAATAATGTGCGCGGTTTTGATTATCAAGAAAATGCCCGGGTAAAATGCGGCTATGCACAATGGGATAGAGGAAACGGCTATGCTTTGATGTTGGATGAGCCCTTTTTAACTTCCGGAACCGAAGATACCCTTTCCGTGGCTGCGGAAAAAATGGAATACTTTGCCCCGGAACGCAAACTGATTGCCACTTTCAATGTTCGGGTGGATAGAGGTGAATTCAATGCTACCAGCGCTTTTCTCATCTATTTTCTGGAATCTGAAAAAGCAATTTTTACCGGAGAGCCCAAGTTTGTTTCCGATTTTGCCGATGCTGTAGCCCGGGAATTTCATCTCTATTTGAAAGAACGAAAATTAGCGAAAGCCGAATTAATTGATTCCTGCCACATTGATTTTGCCGAAGAACGATTTAGCCCAAAGAAAAATAAAGTGGATGCGGATTTGGTTACTATGGATTTTCAGGATGAGCAACTGCGAAAATTTACCGCCGAAGGAAAAGTGGGCTATTTCTATCAACAAGATGAAACCGAAAAAAAGGATTTTATGGCTAATAGCGCTACA
This window encodes:
- a CDS encoding OstA-like protein; the encoded protein is MVKRILSCLLLSLLFLPLIAKQKQAEEEFRLVHSDKLFMTKMENEQALELNGNVHFFYGNTEFLCRNALILDKQKIARLAGNVIVKNDSLTLEADTLAYYRIPDLMNLGGRITATEKTKEGVYRWLKSSFASYDKKNQIITAWNNVRGFDYQENARVKCGYAQWDRGNGYALMLDEPFLTSGTEDTLSVAAEKMEYFAPERKLIATFNVRVDRGEFNATSAFLIYFLESEKAIFTGEPKFVSDFADAVAREFHLYLKERKLAKAELIDSCHIDFAEERFSPKKNKVDADLVTMDFQDEQLRKFTAEGKVGYFYQQDETEKKDFMANSATGLYLQANFNEESKLQNMQMRTDINGKYVFKK